A single Osmerus mordax isolate fOsmMor3 chromosome 7, fOsmMor3.pri, whole genome shotgun sequence DNA region contains:
- the emd gene encoding emerin (Emery-Dreifuss muscular dystrophy), which yields MSLEEKSDQEIIQLLKKFGIKHGPLVGSTRGLYVKKLKDVMAKPDVSPDKTFYREEEEEVTYIHYHTPVRNEGYRDVSRRIVSKYEELPDDHYGHDTEPQIHSTQAAYHSTAHSKVPITKAAGGMSLWLWLLLLAVLAAFLYFIYSSMEANTESPFGTGHIHK from the exons ATGTCTCTCGAGGAGAAGAGCGACCAGGAAATCATCCAGCTGCTGAAGAAGTTCGGCATCAAACATGGACCTCTAGTCG gctctaCTCGTGGTCTGTATGTGAAGAAGTTGAAGGATGTGATGGCCAAACCTGATGTTTCTCCTGACAAGACGTTCTACAGAGAGGAAG aggaggaggtgacctaTATACACTATCATACACCA gtgAGAAATGAAGGATATAGAGATGT CTCCAGACGAATCGTTTCCAAGTATGAAGAGCTCCCTGATGATCACTACGGCCATGACACAGA GCCCCAGATCCACAGCACCCAGGCAGCCTATCACAGCACTGCACATTCCAAAGTGCCAATCACAAAGGCTGCAGGGGGCATGTCCCTGTGGCTGTGGCTGCTCCTATTGGCTGTGCTGGCAGCCTTCCTGTACTTCATTTACTCCAGCATGGAGGCCAACACAGAAAGCCCGTTTGGAACAGGACACAT
- the flna gene encoding filamin-A, whose translation MSSAHPRLHQSAAPAPNALSPDKDADMPATEKDLAEDAPWKKIQQNTFTRWCNEHLKCVNKRIANLQTDLGDGLRLIGLLEVLSQKKMFRKYNQRPTFRQMQLENVSVALEFLDRENIKLVSIDSKAIVDGNLKLILGLIWTLILHYSISMPMWDEDEETEESRQKTPKQRLLGWIQNKVPEMPITNFSRDWQSGRALGALVDSCAPGLCPDWDQWDQTKPVDNAREAMQQADDWLGIPQVITPEEIVDPNVDEHSVMTYLSQFPKSKLKPGAPLRPKLNPKKARAYGPGVEPMGNVVMKKAVFTVETISAGMGEVLVYVEDPAGHREEAKVTANNDKNRTYSVFYVPKVTGMHKVTVLFAGQNISKSPFEVEVGMAQGDSSKATAQGPGLEPAGNIANKTTYFDVYTAGAGVGEVEVVVVDPAGSREAVACVVEDKGNSSYRCTYKPSQEGAHSIYVTFAGGQISKSPFTVHVGEACNPSLCQAKGRGLQPKGLRVKETADFRVYTRGAGTGDLKVSIKGPKGLEEPCKRQDLGDGVYGFDYYPTTPGTYSITITWGGQHIPRSPLEVKVGAESGSQKVRAWGPGLEGGVVGKSADFVVEAVGDNVGTLGFSVEGPSQAKIECDDKGDGSCDVRYWPMEAGEYAVHVLCNGEDIQHSPYMADISPAPGKDFHPDKVKAFGPGLQSSGLAVGKPAEFTVDAKLGGGAPLKITAQDADGTPVEVQVKDNGNGTYSCSYTPRKPLKHTIMVSWGGVNIPDSPFRMAIGAGCHPNKVKVSGPGVAKTGLKAFEPTLFTVDCAEAGQGDISIGIKCAPGVVGPAEADIDFDIIRNDNDTFTVKYTPPGAGSYTIMVLFADQTIPMTPIRIKVDPSHDASKVKAEGPGLSRTGVELNKPTSFTVHTKAAGQARLGAVFTGPSKAEAIKDLEIINNHDNTHTVKYMPVQQGQMGVAVTYGGDPIPKSPFSVAVAPSLDLSKINVTGLGQKMTVGRDQEVTVKSKGAGGQGKVEAKVIGPSGKPVSSKVESGLSPETNQLKFIPREAGPYQVELTYDGAPIPGSPFSSTAYPPTDSSKVRCSGPGLERAKVGETGEFVVDCTNAGPAELTIEIISDGGTEAEVRIQDNGDGTYTITYIPLSPGCYTVTIRYGGQDVPSFPARLTVEPAVDASAVRVFGPGVEGKGVFREATTEFTVDARSLTQTGGDHIKTVISNPSGSLTDASLTDRQDGTYTVEYTPYEEGPHSVAVAYDGSPVPKSPFRVPVTEGCDPARVRVHGPGLQSGITNKPNKFTVETRGAGTGGLGLAVEGPSEAKMSCTDNKDGSCSVEYVPYEPGTYHLNITYGGQPIAGSPFAVPVSDTVDSSKVRCQGPGLGSNVRANVPQAFSVDTSKAGQAPLQVRVQGPKGVVEPVEMVDNGDQTHTVNYVPTREGPYSINVLYNEEEVPRSPYKLKVLPTHDASKVRCSGPGLNTSGVPASLPVEFTIDAKDAGEGLLAVQITDPEGKPKKASIRDNQDGTYLVSYVPDMTGRYTILIKYGGDEIPYSPYRIRALPTGDASKCSVTVSIGGHGLGAGVGPTIQMGEQTVITVDAKAAGKGKVTCSVSTPEGVELDVDVVENADGTFDIFYTAPQPGDYCICLRFGGEHIPNSPFQVTAVEGPPSDQLLQQRQLPQYYTQQPWATDRPMGMNGLDVAGLRPFDLVIPFTIQKGEITGDVRMPSGKVAKPDITDNKDGTVTVKYAPTEPGLHEMDIKYDSIHIPGSPLQFFVDYVNSGNVSAYGPGLIHGTVNKPAAFTVNTQDAGEGGLSLAIEGPSKADISCVDNQDGTCSVSYLPVLPGDYSILVKYNDKHIPGSPFSARITGDESMRMSQLKVGSAADIPLDIGELDLSQLTASLTTPSGREEPCLLKMLRNGHVGVSFVPKETGEHLVNIKKNGRHIPSSPISVMISQSEIGDASRVRVSGQGLSEARTFEPAEFIIDTRDAGYGGLSLSIEGPSKVDINTEDQEDGTCKITYCPTEPGHYIINIKFADQHVPGSAFSVKVTGEGRMKESITRRRKAASVANVGSHCDLSLKIPEISIADMTAQVTSPSGQVHKADIMEGDNNTYCIRFVPTETGVHTVCVKYAGVHVPGSPFQFTVGPLGEGGAHKVRAGGPGLERAEAAVPAEFSIWTREAGAGGLSIAVEGPSKAEIAFEDRKDGSSGVSYIVQEPGDYEVSIRFNEEHIPDSPFLVPVATPSSDARRLTVASLQESGLKVNQPASFAVSLNGAKGVIDAKVHSPSGALEECVVTEIDQDKYAVRFIPRENGLYLIDVKFNSSHIPGSPFKIRVGEMGQAGDPGMVSAYGPGLEGGTTGSACEFVVNTSSAGPGALAVTIDGPSKVKMDCVECPEGYRVTYTPMAPGSYLISIKYGGSYHIVGSPFKAKITGSKLVSSHSMHETSSVLVEPTSRSFSSSQQAAPSQSDASRVTAKGLGLNKAFIGQKNNFSVDCSKAGRNMLLVGVDGPKLPCEEVLVKHLGGRVYNVSYQLKEKGEYILVVKWGDEHIPGSPYHITV comes from the exons ATGAGCAGCGCGCACCCCCGCCTCCACCAGAGCGCCGCGCCCGCTCCCAACGCTCTCTCCCCGGACAAGGACGCAGACATGCCCGCAACGGAGAAGGACCTGGCTGAGGACGCGCCGTGGAAGAAGATCCAGCAGAACACGTTCACCCGCTGGTGTAACGAGCACCTGAAATGCGTCAACAAGCGGATCGCGAACCTGCAGACCGACCTAGGAGATGGGCTCAGGCTCATCGGCCTCCTAGAAGTCCTGTCGCAGAAGAAGATGTTTAGAAAGTACAACCAGCGGCCCACCTTCAGACAAATGCAGCTGGAGAATGTGTCCGTGGCTCTCGAGTTTCTGGACCGGGAGAACATCAAGCTGGTGTCCATAG ACTCCAAGGCCATTGTGGATGGGAACCTGAAGCTGATCCTGGGTCTGATCTGGACCCTGATCCTGCACTACTCCATCTCCATGCCCATGtgggacgaggacgaggagacggaggagagccGGCAGAAGACCCCCAAGCAGAGGCTCCTGGGCTGGATCCAGAACAAGGTCCCGGAGATGCCCATCACCAACTTCAGCAGGGACTGGCAGAGCGGCCGtgccctgggggctctggtgGACAGCTGCGCTCCCG GTCTGTGTCCTGACTGGGACCAGTGGGACCAGACCAAGCCAGTGGACAACGCCCGCGAGGCCATGCAGCAGGCTGATGACTGGCTGGGGATCCCTCAG GTGATCACCCCAGAGGAGATCGTGGACCCCAACGTGGATGAGCACTCTGTCATGACCTACCTGTCTCAGTTCCCCAAGTCCAAGCTGAAGCCAGGAGCTCCGCTCCGCCCCAAACTCAACCCCAAGAAGGCTCGCGCCTACGGACCCG gtgtggaGCCGATGGGGAACGTGGTGATGAAgaaggctgtgttcactgtggaAACCATCAGCGCTGGGATGGGGGAGGTGCTGGTGTATGTGGAAGACcctgcaggacacagagaggag GCTAAAGTGACGGCCAACAACGATAAGAACCGAACCTACTCCGTCTTCTATGTCCCCAAAGTCACTGGCATGCACAAG GTGACGGTGCTGTTCGCAGGCCAGAACATCTCCAAGAGCCCGTTTGAGGTGGAGGTGGGCATGGCCCAGGGTGATTCAAGCAAGGCCACCGCCCAGGGCCCCGGCCTGGAGCCTGCTGGGAACATTGCCAACAAGACCACTTACTTTGATGTCTACaccgcag GGGcgggtgtgggggaggtggaggtggtggtggtggaccctgcagggagcagggaggctgtgGCCTGCGTGGTGGAAGACAAGGGCAACAGCAGCTACCGCTGCACCTACAAACCCAGCCAGGAGGGGGCGCACTCCATCTATGTCACCTTCGCTGGGGGGCAGATCAGCAAGAGCCCCTTCACTGTCCATGtgggagagg cctgtaACCCCAGCCTGTGCCAGGCCAAGGGGCGTGGCCTGCAGCCAAAAGGCCTGAGGGTGAAGGAGACGGCAGATTTCAGGGTCTACACCCGAGGAGCTGGCACCGGGGATCTCAAGGTCTCCATCAAGGGCCCCA aGGGTCTGGAGGAGCCCTGTAAGAGGCAGGACCTAGGTGATGGGGTGTATGGGTTCGATTACTACCCCACCACCCCGGGCACCTACAGCATCACCATCACCTGGGGAGGACAGCACATCccccgcag ccccctggaggtgaaggtgggggCGGAGTCGGGCTCCCAGAAGGTGCGAGCGTGGGGGCCGGGTCTAGAGGGGGGCGTGGTCGGGAAGTCAGCTGACTTTGTGGTCGAAGCCGTGGGGGACAACGTAGGCACGCtcg ggttctCTGTGGAGGGCCCGTCCCAGGCTAAGATAGAGTGTGATGATAAGGGGGACGGGTCATGTGACGTGCGTTACTGGCCCATGGAGGCGGGGGAGTATGCAGTGCACGTGCTCTGCAACGGAGAGGACATCCAGCACTCCCCCTACATGGCGGACATCAGCCCCGCCCCCGGCAAGGACTTCCATCCTgacaag gtgaAGGCGTTTGGCCCTGGCCTGCAGAGCAGTGGTCTGGCGGTTGGGAAGCCAGCAGAGTTCACCGTGGACGCTAAGCTGGGGGGCGGAGCTCCCCTCAAGATCACCgcccag gatgCAGATGGAACCCCTGTGGAGGTGCAGGTGAAAGACAATGGGAATGGGACCTACAGCTGCAGCTACACGCCCCGCAAGCCCCTCAAACACACCATCATGGTGTCCTGGGGCGGGGTCAACATCCCAGACAGCCCCTTCAga atggCCATCGGAGCGGGCTGCCACCCTAACAAGGTGAAGGTGTCTGGACCGGGCGTGGCCAAGACCGGCCTGAAGGCCTTTGAGCCCACACTGTTCACTGTGGACTGTGCTGAGGCcggacaag gagaCATCAGTATAGGCATCAAGTGTGCTCCGGGAGTAGTGGGGCCGGCGGAGGCGGACATCGACTTTGACATCATCAGGAACGACAACGACACGTTCACCGTCAAGTACACACCTCCTGGAGCCGGCAGCTACACCATCATGGTGCTGTTCGCTGACCAG ACCATCCCCATGACTCCCATCAGGATCAAGGTGGACCCGTCACATGACGCCAGCAAGGTGAAGGCTGAGGGCCCTGGACTGAGCCgcactg gtGTGGAGCTGAACAAGCCCACCAGCTTCACGGTGCACACCAAGGCAGCGGGTCAGGCTCGTCTGGGTGCTGTGTTCACCGGACCCTCCAAAGCCGAAGCCATCAAAGACCTGGAGATCATCAACAACcacgacaacacacacaccgtcaagtACATGCCCGTGCAACAG GGTCAAATGGGCGTGGCCGTGACCTACGGAGGAGACCCTATACCTAAGAGCCCCTTCTCTGTTGCCGTGGCGCCCAGCCTGGACCTCAGCAAGATCAACGTGACGGGGCTGGGACAGA AGATGACAGTTGGCAGGGACCAGGAAGTGACTGTGAAGTCgaagggggcaggaggacaggGCAAGGTAGAGGCCAAGGTGATTGGTCCATCAGGAAAGCCGGTGTCCAGTAAG GTGGAGTCAGGGCTGAGCCCAGAGACCAATCAGTTGAAGTTCATCCCTCGGGAGGCGGGGCCCTACCAGGTGGAGTTGACCTATGACGGAGCTCCGATCCCAGGATCCCCCTTCAGCTCCACGGCTTACCCCCCCACAGACTcctccaag gtGCGCTGCTCAGGCCCTGGTCTGGAGCGTGCCAAGgtgggggagacgggggagttCGTGGTGGACTGTACCAATGCCGGCCCGGCCGAGCTCACCATCGAGATCATCTCCGACGGCGGCACGGAGGCAGAGGTCCGTATCCAGGACAACGGGGACGGCACCTACACCATCACCTACATCCCCCTGAGTCCCGGATGCTACACCGTCACCATCCGCTACGGGGGGCAGGACGTGCCCAGCTTCCCAGCCCGACTCACTGTGGAGCCCGCCGTGGACGCCAGCGCAGTCCGGGTGTTTGGCCCAGGGGTGGAGGGCAAAG gtgtgttccGCGAGGCGACCACAGAGTTCACGGTGGATGCGCGCTCGCTGACGCAGACTGGAGGAGACCACATCAAGACTGTGATCAGCAACCCCTCCGGCAGCCTCACAGACGCCAGCCTCACAGACCGCCAAGACGGCACCTACACTGTGGAGTACACGCCCtacgaggagg gacccCACAGTGTGGCAGTAGCATATGACGGTTCCCCGGTGCCCAAGTCTCCATTCCGTGTGCCGGTGACTGAGGGCTGTGATCcggcgcgtgtgcgtgtgcatggccCCGGCCTGCAGAGCGGCATCACCAACAAGCCCAACAAGTTCACCGTGGAAACCCG agggGCAGGTActgggggtctgggtctggctgtGGAGGGGCCGTCAGAGGCTAAGATGTCCTGCACTGACAACAAGGACGGAAGCTGCAGCGTGGAGTACGTCCCCTACGAGCCTGGAACCTACCACCTCAACATCACCTATGGGGGCCAGCCCATAGCAG GGAGTCCGTTTGCGGTGCCGGTCAGTGACACGGTGGACAGCAGCAAGGTGAGGTGTCAGGGCCCGGGGCTGGGCAGCAACGTGAGGGCCAACGTTCCTCAGGCGTTCAGCGTGGACACATCCAAGGCTGGCCAGGCCCCGCTGCAGGTCCGCGTGCAGGGGCCcaaag gtgtggtggAGCCAGTGGAGATGGTGGATAATGGAGACCAGACTCACACAGTGAACTACGTCCCCACCAGAGAGGGCCCCTACTCCATCAACGTCCTGTACAACGAGGAGGAGGTcccacgcag TCCTTACAAGCTGAAGGTGCTGCCCACTCATGATGCCAGCAAGGTGCGCTGCAGTGGTCCTGGCCTGAACACCAGCGGTGTGCCCGCCTCCCTGCCTGTAGAGTTCACCATCGACGCCAAGGATGCTGGGGAGGGCCTGCTAGCCGTGCAGATCact gaCCCAGAGGGGAAGCCTAAGAAGGCCAGTATCCGTGACAACCAGGATGGGACGTACCTGGTGTCGTATGTTCCAGACATGACGGGCCGCTACACCATCCTGATCAAGTACGGAGGAGACGAGATCCCCTACTCCCCCTACCGCATCAGAGCCCTGCCCACTGGGGACGCCAGCAAGTGCTCcgtcacag TCTCGATCGGCGGTCACGGTCTGG GGGCCGGCGTGGGCCCCACCATCCAGATGGGGGAGCAGACCGTGATCACTGTGGACGCTAAGGCTGCTGGGAAGGGCAAGGTGACGTGCAGCGTGAGCACGCCCGAGGGGGTGGAGCTTGACGTGGACGTGGTGGAGAATGCAGACGGGACATTCGACATCTTCTACACGGCGCCGCAGCCCGGGGACTACTGCATCTGCCTGCGCTTTGGAGGAGAACACATTCCCAACTCCCCCTTCCAGGTCACG gctgtgGAAGGTCCTCCCTCTGACCAGCtgctacagcagagacagctgcCTCAGTACTACACTCAACAACCCTGg GCAACAGACCGGCCAATGGGGATGAACGGTCTGGATGTGGCAGGATTGAGACCGTTTGACCTGGTCATCCCCTTCACCATCCAGAAGGGAGAGATCACAG GCGACGTGCGCATGCCGTCCGGTAAGGTGGCGAAGCCGGACATCACGGACAACAAGGATGGCACAGTGACGGTGAAGTACGCCCCCACTGAGCCGGGCCTGCACGAGATGGACATCAAGTACGACAGCATCCAcatcccag gCAGCCCCCTCCAGTTCTTCGTGGACTACGTCAACAGTGGGAACGTGAGCGCGTACGGACCAGGCCTCATACACGGGACAGTCAACAAACCTGCTGCCTTCACTGTCAACACCCAGGATGCTGGGGAGG gaggtctGTCCCTGGCGATCGAAGGCCCGTCGAAGGCTGACATCAGCTGTGTGGACAACCAGGATGGTACCTGCAGTGTGTCCTACCTGCCTGTACTGCCAGGAGACTACAGCATCCTGGTCAAATACAACGACAAGCATATCCCTGGGAGCCCCTTCTCAGCCCGCATCAccg GTGACGAGTCCATGAGGATGTCCCAGCTGAAGGTGGGCTCGGCTGCTGACATCCCACTGGACATCGGGGAGCTGGACCTGAGTCAGCTGACCGCCTCCCTGACCACGCCCTCCGGACGGGAGGAGCCATGCCTGCTGAAGATGCTCCGCAACGGACACGTCG gcgtCTCGTTCGTTCCCAAGGAGACCGGGGAGCACCTGGTGAACATCAAGAAGAACGGCCGCCACATTCCAAGCAGCCCCATCTCCGTGatgatcagccaatcagagatcgGGGACGCCAGCCGGGTGCGTGTGAGTGGCCAGGGCCTGAGCGAGGCCAGGACCTTCGAACCGGCCGAGTTCATCATCGATACACGCGACGCAG gttacGGGGGTCTGAGTCTGTCCATCGAGGGACCCAGCAAGGTGGACATCAACACTGAGGACCAGGAGGACGGAACCTGCAAGATCACCTACTGCCCCACCGAGCCAGGACACTACATCATCAACATCAAGTTTGCTGACCAGCACGTGCCAG GGAGTGCTTTCTCCGTCAAGGTGACCGGGGAGGGCAGGATGAAGGAGAGCATCaccaggaggaggaaggctgcCTCGGTCGCCAACGTGGGGAGTCACTGTGACCTCAGCCTCAAgatcccag aGATCAGCATAGCAGACATGACGGCCCAGGTTACCAGTCCGTCGGGGCAGGTCCACAAGGCCGACATCATGGAGGGAGACAACAACACCTACTGCATCCGCTTCGTTCCCACGGAGACCGGCGTGCACACCGTGTGTGTGAAGTACGCGGGCGTGCACGTGCCCGGGAGCCCCTTCCAGTTCACCGTGGGGCCCCTGGGCGAGGGCGGGGCCCACAAGGTCCGGGCTGGGGGGCCCGGCCTGGAGAGGGCTGAGGCTGCTGTGCCAG CTGAGTTCAGTATCTGGACACGAGAGGCGGGTGCGGGGGGGCTGAGCATCGCGGTGGAGGGACCCAGCAAGGCAGAGATCGCCTTCGAGGACCGCAAGGATGGGTCCAGTGGAGTGTCCTACATCGTCCAGGagccag gagaCTACGAGGTATCGATCCGTTTCAACGAGGAGCACATCCCAGACAGCCCCTTCCTGGTTCCCGTGGCAACGCCCTCCTCCGACGCCCGTCGCCTCACTGTTGCCAGTCTCCAG GAGTCGGGTCTGAAGGTGAACCAGCCGGCCTCGTTTGCCGTGAGTCTGAACGGAGCGAAGGGTGTGATCGACGCCAAGGTGCACAGCCCCTCCGGAGCCCTGGAGGAGTGCGTCGTCACAGAGATAGACCAAG ataaGTATGCGGTACGCTTCATCCCCAGAGAGAACGGTCTGTATCTGATTGATGTGAAGTTCAACAGCAGCCACATCCCAGGCAGCCCCTTCAAGATCCGTGTGGGGGAGATGGGCCAGGCAGGAGACCCAGGCATGGTGTCTGCATACGggcctgggctggagggaggcacCACAG GCTCAGCGTGTGAGTTTGTGGTGAACACCAGCAGCGCGGGCCCCGGGGCCCTGGCGGTCACCATCGACGGCCCCTCCAAGGTGAAGATGGACTGTGTGGAGTGTCCCGAGGGCTACAGGGTCACCTACACCCCCATGGCCCCTGGCAGCTACCTCATCTCCATCAAGTACGGAGGGTCCTACCACATCGTAGGAAGCCCCTTCAAGGCCAAGATCACTG gcTCTAAGCTGGTGTCCAGCCACAGCATGCATGAGACATCCTCTGTGCTGGTGGAGCCGACCAGCCGCAGTTTCAGCAGCAGCCAGCAGGCGGCGCCCAGCCAGTCTGACGCCAGCAGGGTCACGGCCAAGGGCCTGGGGCTGAACAAGGCCTTCATCGGGCAGAAGAACAACTTCAGTGTCGACTGCAgcaaagcag gtCGTAACATGTTGCTGGTGGGGGTGGATGGTCCGAAGCTCCCATGCGAGGAGGTGCTGGTCAAGCACCTTGGGGGCCGTGTGTACAACGTGAGCTACCAGctgaaggagaagggggagtaCATCCTGGTGGTCAAGTGGGGTGACGAGCACATCCCTGGAAGCCCCTACCACATCACTGTCTAG